TGCAGCCTTTTTCGTGAGCGCAGTCAGTGCATGGGAAGTAGCGACGAAGCATCGAGTCGGAAAGCTCCCCGACATCGGAGACCCGTCGGTCCAGTATCCGCGCCTCATGGCGGCGAATGACTTCCGGTCGCTCGATGTCACAGCGTCGCATGGCCTGCTTGCCGGAACGCTGGCGGGCGAGCATCGCGACCCCTTTGATCGGCTGATTGCCGCGCAGGCGCTCATAGAAGACCTCACGGTAGTCACGCGCGACCGCGAGATCGCCAATTTCGGCTGCAAGGTACTCTGGTAATGGCCACCGACACCCCCCTCGACCGGTTCCGCGACGTGCTCGGCGGGGCATCGCGCGCGATCGCCAATGATGCCGAGGTCGAACTGGCCTTCACTGCCGATGCGCCGAGCCAGGCGGGGCGGAGCATCAAGGTGCCGATGCCCGCGCGCGCGCTGCCCGCCGACCAGGTGGCCGAGGCGCGCGGCTTTGCCGATGGCTTTGCGCTGCGGCTCAAGCATCACGACGTGATCAAGCACGCGCGCGCCGCGCCCAAGGAGCCGGTGGCGCGCGCGGTGTTCGATGCGGTCGAAACCGCGCGGATCGAGGCATTGGGGTCGAAGGGCTTTGCCGGCATCGCCGACAACCTCGAACACAGCCTGACGCTGCGGATGAAGTCCGATCCGATCGCGCGCGCACGCAATGCCCAGGAAGTGCCGCTGTCGACCGCGATCCAATTGATGGTGCGCGAGCGGCTGACCGGGCGTGCGGCGCCGGCCAGCGCGGCGCTGGGCCTCGGGCTGGTCGCCGACTGGATCGAGGAGAAGGGCGGCGCCGATCTCGACGCGCTGGCGCTGGCGATCGACGACCAGGACGCCTTCGCCGCGCTGATCGCCAATCTGCTGCAAGACCTGGAGCTGACCGAAGGCGAGATGGCGCCCGACGATGCCGATGAAGGCGGCGCCGAGGACGAGGGCTCCGAAGACAGCGAGCAGGAAGAGGGCGAGGAGGAAGGCGACCAGGGCAGCGGCGAAGGCCAGGTCGAAGCGCGCGGCGAACAGCGCGACAGCGACAGCGAACAGGGCCAGAGCGAAGAGGAAGCCCCCTCCGACGCAATGGACGACATCGACGGCGATCCCGGCGACGATGGCGAGGACGGGATGATGCCCGTTCGCCCCAATCGGCCTTGGGGTGACATGCCGCCGCAGTTCGAATACAAGGCCTTCACCCGCGCGCACGACGAAGTAATCGCCGCGACCGAACTGTGCGACGCCGAGGAACTCGAGCGGTTGCGCTCGTATCTCGACCAGCAATTGGTGACGCTGCAGAGCGTCGTGACCAAGCTGGCCAACCGGTTGCAGCGCCGGCTGATGGCGCAGCAATCGCGCAGCTGGGACTTCGACCAGGAAGAGGGGATGCTCGATGCAGCGCGGCTGGCGCGCGTCGTCGTCAACCCGATGCAGTCGCTGTCGTACAAGAGCGAGCGCGATACCGATTTCCGCGACACCGTGGTTACGCTGCTGATCGACAATTCGGGATCGATGCGCGGGCGACCGATCTCGATCGCGGCGATCAGCGCCGACATCCTGGCGCGCACGCTCGAGCGCTGCGGCGTGAAGACCGAGATCCTCGGTTTCACGACCCGTGCCTGGAAGGGCGGACAGGCGCGCGATGCCTGGCTCGCCGCGGGCCGCCCGCCGCAGCCCGGGCGGCTGAACGACGTGCGCCACATCGTCTATAAACAGGCCGACGAGCCGTGGCGGCGCGCGAAAAAGTCGCTCGGGCTGATGATGCGCGAGGGGCTGCTCAAGGAGAATATCGACGGCGAGGCCTTGCTGTGGGCGCACGAACGGCTGATCGCGCGGCCCGAGGATCGCAAGATACTGATGGTGATTTCGGACGGCGCGCCGGTCGACGATTCGACGCTGTCGGTGAATTCGGGAAGCTATCTCGAACGCCATCTGCGCCAGGTGATCGGCTGGATCGAGAACAAGTCGCCGGTCGGGCTGGTGGCGATCGGCATCGGCCATGACGTGACGCGCTATTATGCCCGCGCGGTGACGATCATGGACGTCGACCAGCTGGCGGGCACGATGATCGAGCAACTCGCCAGCCTGTTCGACGACGAATGACCCCGGCAGGGGCGGTGACCGCGCCGCCGGGGGGCTTTGCCGGGCCGGTCAAGCGATCGATCACGATCGCCGGCCACCCGACATCGATCAGCCTGGAGCCGGTGTTCTGGGAAGCGCTGGAAGCGGCAGCGGTAGCGCATGGCCTGCCGCTTAGCGCGCTAGTGGCGCAGATCGACGTGGCCAGGATCGCCGGCGACACCCCGCCGAATTTGGCGAGCGCGATACGGAGTTGGTTGTTGTTGCACGCCAGCGTCGGGGGCGCACACGATACCATCTGAGGCCCGGCACTTCGCTCGCATTAGATGCCCGTGACCTGCGCTGGCAATCTCCCCCTTATCCCCCACCCCCGCCCCCCTATATCGCGCGCATCCCGTTCCCCCCACAGGAGCCGCACATGGCCGACGCACCCGATCCCGCGAACAATCTGCCCACCGGCTATGTGCCGCCCGCGGTCTGGCAATGTGAGCCGGGCAATGGCGGGCAGTTCGCCAGCATCAACCGCCCCGTTTCGGGCGCGACGCATGACAAGGTGCTGCCGGTCGGCAAACATCCGCTGCAGCTCCATTCGATGGGAACGCCCAACGGGCAGAAGGTGACGATCCTGCTCGAGGAGCTGCTCGCCGCCGGCCACCGCGATGCCGAATATGACGCCTGGTTGATCCGTATCGGCGATGGCGATCAGTTCGGCAGCGGCTTTGTCGAGGTGAACCCCAATTCGAAGATCCCCGCGCTGATCGACAAATCCGCCGACCCCGAAATCCGCGTGTTCGAAAGCGGCGCGATCCTGTTCTACCTCGCCGAAAAGTTCGGCGCGTTCCTGCCGACCGATCCGGCCAAGCGCGCGGCGACGATGAGCTGGCTGATGTGGCAGATGGGCGCGGGGCCGTTCGTCGGCGGCGGCTTCGGGCATTTCTATGCCTATGCGCCGATCAAGATCCAGTACGCGATCGATCGCTATGCGATGGAGGTGAAGCGCCAGCTGCACGTGCTCGACACCCAATTGGGCCGGCACGAATTCGTCGCGGGCGACGACTATACGATCGCCGACATGGCGATCTGGCCCTGGTATGGCGGCGGGCTGCTGGGCGGGGCGTATAGTGCGCAGGCGTTTCTGGGGGTCGAGGAATATGGCAATGTCCGCCGCTGGACCGACCAGCTTGCCGCGCGGCCTGCGGTGCGGCGCGGCGCCATGGTCAACCGGACGATGGGGCCGCTCGAGGGGCAGTTGCACGAGCGGCACGATGCGGGGGACTTCGAGACGCGGACGGCGGATAAGGTCGGGTGATTTATCCCCCCTCCCTGGAAGGGAGGGAGAAGTAGGGGAGAAGCTCTTGCCACCCTCCCCCGCCGCGCGGCATGACGCACGCCATGGCCACCGACCCCGCCCTCCCCCAAACCGACGAGGAAGCCGCCGCCGAACTCGCGCGCCTCGCCGCCGAGATCGCGCACCACAACCGCGCCTATCACACCGATGACGCGCCCGAGATCAGTGACGCCGCCTATGACGCGTTGGTCCGCCGCAACCTGGCGATCGAGGCGGCGTTTCCGCAGCTTGCGCACAGCGATTCGCCCTCGGCGCAGGTCGGTGCGGCGCCCGCGACGCATCTGGCCAAGGTGGCGCATGCGCGGCCGATGCTCAGCCTCGACAACGCCTTTTCGGACGAGGAGGTCGCCGAGTTCGTCCAGCGCATCCGCCGCTTCCTGAGCCTGGCCGAAGACGAAGCCGTGGCGCTGACCGCCGAGCCCAAGATCGACGGGCTGTCCTGCTCGCTGCGCTATGAGGACCGGCGGCTGGTGCGCGCGCTCACCCGCGGCGACGGCACTACCGGCGAGGACGTGACCGCCAACGTCGCAACGATCGCCGACATTCCGCAGGCGCTGCCCGCCGATGCACCCGAAATCTTCGAGGTGCGCGGCGAGGTGTATATGGAAAAACAGGCCTTCGCCGAGCTGAACGCGCGGCTGCTCGCGCAGGCCGAGGCGGCGGGCGATGCCGCCAAGGCGCGGCGCTTCGCCAACCCGCGCAACGCCGCCGCAGGATCGCTGCGCCAGAAGGACGCGGGGGTTACCGCGCAGCGCCCGCTGCGCTTCCTGGCGCATGGCTGGGGCGAGACCAGCGATCTGCCGGGCGCGACGCAGGCCGAGATCGTCGCCAAGCTGCGCGCTTGGGGCTTCCCGATCGCCGAAGCCTTCGCGCGGTTCGACGACGCGCAGGCCGCGCTCGACCGCTATCGCGCGATCGAAGCCGAACGCGCGGACCTGCCCTTCGACATCGATGGCGTGGTGTACAAGATCGACCGGCTCGACTGGCAGGCGCGATTGGGCTTTGTCGGGCGCGCGCCGCGCTGGGCGCTCGCACACAAATTCCCCGCCGAGCGCGCGCAGACCACGCTCAACGCGATCGACATCCAGGTCGGGCGGACGGGCAAGCTCACCCCCGTCGCGCGGCTCGAGCCCGTCACCGTCGGCGGCGTCGTCGTCACCAACGCGACGCTGCACAATGCCGACGAGATCGCGCGGCTGGGGGTAAATCCCGGCGACCGCGTGGTGATCCAGCGCGCGGGCGACGTGATCCCGCAGATCGTCGAGAATTTGTCGCGCGACGATGCGCGTGCGCCGTGGCGCTTCCCGACACATTGCCCCGAATGCGGATCCGACGCGGTGCGCGAGGAGGGCGAGGTCGATATCCGCTGTTCGGGCGGGCTGGTGTGCCCCGCGCAGCGCACCGAGCGGCTGAAGCATTTCGCCAGCCGCGGCGCGCTCGATATCGAGGGGCTGGGTGCCCAGCAGATCGAGGATTTCGTGACCGACGGGCTGCTGCATACCCCCGCCGACATCTTCCGCCTGACGCAGGCGCAATTGCTGCCGCGCAAGAAGGACGGCAAGGTCTGGGCGGCGAACCTGCTGCGCTCGATCGAAGCCAAGCGCGCGCCCGATCCGGTGCGCTTCCTGTTCGGCCTGGGAATCCGCCATGTCGGCAGCATCACCGCGCGCGAATTGCTCAAGGCATTCGGCACGGTCCAGGCGATCGCGCAGGTCGCGACCCGCGCGCATGACGACGAAGCGGCGCGCGCGGAGATCGAGGCGGTCGAGGGGATCGGCCCGATCGTGACCCAGGCGCTGATCGCCTTCTTCGCCGAGGCGCATAATCGTGAGGCGTGGGACGACCTGCTCAGCGAAGTGGCGCCCGAACCCTTCGTCCAGGTCCAGCGCACCTCCGAAGTCAGCGGCAAGACCGTGGTGTTCACCGGCACGCTCGAAACGCTGTCGCGCGATGAGGCCAAGGCGCAGGCCGAGGCTTTGGGCGCGCGCGTATCGGGATCGGTATCGGCCAAGACCGACCTGCTGGTGGCGGGCGCGGCGGCCGGATCGAAGCGCAAAAAGGCAGAGGAGGCCGGGGTGCGCGTGGTCGACGAAGCGGGCTGGCTGGCGATCGTCGCCGCCGCGGGGTGAGCCGTTCGACGAACGCGATGTGATGCTTTTTTGCAACGCGGCGAAGGAGTCTTTGCTGCGGCGGCGAAGTGTCACAGAAGCGCAATAATCTGCCGTCACAGGCGCCGCAACGGCGAACGACGCCGCACGTCGGCCATTGTTCCGCACCACTGGGGAAAATCATGAGAAACCACCTGCTTATTGGGGCGGCAATTGCTGCTCTAGTGATTCCTGCCGCCGCGAGCGCGCAAGAGACGACGTCGAGCATCCGCGGCACCGTCACGCAGGATGGCGCTCCCGTAGCCGGCGCCGAGGTTGTGATCACCAACGCTACCAACGGCGCGCGCGCCACCGCGACAACGGGTAGCGATGGCGCGTTCAACGCCGGTGCGCTGCAGCCCGGCGGCCCCTACACCGTCGAAGTCACCAGCCCGATCGGCAATTCGACCGTTACCGACATTTTCACAATCGTCGGCCAACCGTACGAAGTGCCGATCGAGATCGCGGCCGATCAATCGGGCGACATCGTTGTCACCGCATCGTCGATCGCGGGTGCCGGTGTGACCTCGGATGGTCCGCAGACCGTGCTGACGCGCGAAGACATCAGCCGCGTCGCGTCAGTGAACCGCGACATCCGCGACCTGATGCGCCGCGATCCGTTCGCTCGCATGGAAGACACAGCGGGCGGCGGTCGTGCGATTTCGTTCGCGGGCGTGAATCCGCGCTTTAACCGCTTCTCAATCGATGGCGTAGTCGTCAGCGACAATTTCGGCCTGAACCCCGACGCTAACCCCACCCGCCGCGGCCCGGTGCCGATCGATTCGATCGGCCAGTTCTCGGTCTCGGTCGCTCCCTATGACATTCGCCAGGGTAACTTCCTTGGCGGCGCGGTCGATGCGATCCTGCTCGCAGGCACCAACGAATTCCACGGCACCGGTTTCTACTCGCAGAACACCGACGGTCTGTCGGGCGAGCGCATCGGCGACAACACCGACATCAACCTTCGCTTCAAGAGCGAAACCTATGGCGCCACGCTGTCTGGCCCGATCATCAAAGACAAGCTGTTCTTCATGGTCTCGGGCGAACGCACCGAGCAGGGCAACCCGCTAACGCTGTTTTCGCAGATCCCCGGTTCGGCCGCGACCCAGGTAACCGCAGTCCAACAGATCGCTCAAAGCACGTACAACTACGACGCTGGCGACATTCTCGAAGTGTCGAACGAGGTTGACGAGAAGATCGTCGGAAAGCTGACCTGGAACATCACCGACGGTCAACGCCTGACGCTGTCGTACATCAACGCCTATGACTCTAATCAGGTGCAGGGAAATGTCAGCACCAACGGCGCCTCGCCCGGCTTCGGTCTTGCGTCGAACAGCTACGGCGGCACCGAATTGCTGCGCGCGGGCATCCTCCAGCTGAACTCCCAGTGGACCGAGGCGTTCTCGACGGAGGCACGCTTTCTGTACAAAAGCTACGAGCGCGGCCGCCCGATCGGCGGCGAATCGCTGGCACAGCTCCGCGTTTGCACCGATCCAACCAACAATTTCGGCGGCCAGAGCAACGACACGCCGGTAACCTGCGGCACCGGCAACCCGATTCTGGCGATCGGTGCCGAGAATTCGTCGCAGTCGAACGAGTTTTATACCGACACCTATGGTGGCTCGGTACAGGCGCGGTTAACTCAAGGCGGGCATGACCTTCGCATCCTCGCCGAGATGAACGAGGTCCGGGTGTTCAACCTGTTCCTCCAGAATACCCAGGGTAACTATTATTTCGACTCGCTCGCCGATTTCCAGGCACGCAATGCCAGCTCGGTTACGTATCAAAATACCGGTACTGGCAACGCCGACCTGGCCGCGGCCGACTTCAAATATCGTCAATATACGTTCGGTATTCAGGACGACATCGCGATTACCGATCGCCTCAACCTGTCGGCAGGCATGCGCTACGACCTGTTCGACGCCGACACGCCGGTGCCGTTCAACCCCGGCTTCACGACGCGCTACGGCTTTCCAAACACCAAGACGATCCGTGGCCTGGGCCTGTTCCAGCCGCGCATCGGCTTCGATTGGGAGCCGATCGATGATGTGAAGCTGCGCGGCGGCGTCGGCATCTTCGGCGGCGGCACCCCCGACGTCTATCTGTCGAACAGCTATTCGAACGCAGGCGCAGGCATCGGTGGCGTGTCGATCAACTCGATCACGGTCCAGCGTTGTGTAATCAACGCCACCAACTGCACCTCGGGCTATCAGCTGAACGGCGGCAATCTGCCAGCGGCAACGGGTGAGGCCGTTCTTAGCGGCGTGACCGGTGCGAGCATCCCTGCGGCGCTGCAAGGTCAGATCACGAACACCGGGCCGAATTCGCTGGCGAACATCAACGCGCTCGATCCAGGCTTCGACGTTCCCAATGTGTGGAAGGCTACGCTGTCGGCCGACTGGACCCCGCGCAACTTCCTGGGCGGCGGCTGGCGCTTCGGTGCCGATTACTACCACAGCACGACCAACGCATCGGTGTTCTTTACCGACATCCGGTCGCGTCCGATTGGCAAGCTGCCCGATGGCCGCACGCGCTTCGACGCGGTGGTCGGCACCAACACCAACACCGACATCTTGCTGACCAATTCGACCAAGGGCCGCAGCCATATCGGCGTGGTTCGCGTCGACAAGCAGTTCGACTTCGGCCTGAACCTGAACTTCGCTTATTCGCTGCAGGACGTACGCGATCAGGCACCCGCGACGTCGTCGACCGCAGGGTCGAACTATGGCAACGGTGCATTCCTTGACGGCAGCGGCGCGGCGTACGGCACTGCCAACGACCAGGTGAAGTGGTCGTTCAAATACGGCGCGGGCTTCGACCATGCGTTCTTTGGTGACTACCGCACCGTCATCCAGCTGTTCGGCGAAACCCAGGCGGGCCGCCCGTACAGCTTCACCATGGAAGATGCCGGTGCGTCGCAGCGCAGCGCAGTCTTCGGTGTTACCGGTCGCGACGATCGCTTCCTGCTGTATGTGCCTACCGGCGCCGACGACCCCTTGGTCAGCTACGGCGCATCGGGCACCGGTGCAGCGGCACAAACCGCTGCGCAGACCCAGCAGAGCCTTGAGGATCTGATCGCGAGCACCAAGCTTGGCAACTTCCGCGGCCAGATCGCGCCACGCAACATCGCACGTTCGCGTGCCTACACCCGGCTCGACCTGCACCTTGAGCAGGAAATCCCGACGTTCGTGGGCAAGTCGCGGGTCTCGGTGTTCGCCGACATCGAAAACCTGCCCAACCTACTGAACCGCGATTGGGGCGGCTTCCGTCAGGCAGTTTTCCCCTATGTCGAGGATGCGGTTCGGGTGCAGTGCCTGAGCGTCCCGGTCGCATCGGGTACCACGCCTACCGCCGCCCAGATCAACTCGATCCCCAGCCAGCCATGCGCGCAATATCGCTACACCAGCTATGTGGCCGCAAATGACAGCGTGCTTGAAACCCGCCGCTCGCTTTATCTGATCCGCCTGGGCGCACGCTTCAGCTTCTAATCGTCACTTCGTCCCGATTGAGACTGATGCGAGTAAAACCGCCGTCTTCCACCCGGAAGGCGGCGGTTTTGATTTTGCCGCCACCCCCCGCCTTTGCCACCCGCCCCTGCGCTCTGTAAGACGTGCGCAACCGGCCGCGCGCGGCCCCATATGAGCGACCATGGCCAGACCCGCGATCCTTTCCCGTCCGTTCTTCGAGGACAAGAGCCGCGCCTTCTGGATGCTCCAGGCGGCGGGGTGGTCGGGCTTTCTGATCCTGCGGCTGGTGTCGGGGGTGTCGAACGACCCGACGCTCGAAACGGTGATCCCGATCATCATCGACGCGATCGTCGGCTATTGCCTGACCTTGCTGCTCTCGACGCTGTACGGCTATTACCGGCGACTGCCGCGGATCGCGGGCATCCTGGCGGTGATCGCCACGCTGATCGTCGCCACCGCGATCTATGCGGTGCTCGACGCCTTCATCTTCTCGGCCACCATCCAGAGCGACCGGACGGTCAGCCTTAGCCGCGTGCTCGGCTACACCGTCTTCACCTTCACCGTGCTGGCGGGGTGGACCGCGCTGTATTTCGGCATCAACTGGTATCTGATCGTCGAGGAGCAGATGGACCAGATGCAGGCGCTGGCGACACAGGCCTCGTCGGCGCAGCTGGCGATGCTGCGCTACCAGCTCAACCCGCATTTCCTGTTCAACACGCTCAATTCGATCTCGACGCTGGTGCTGCTGAAACAGACCGAGCGCGCCAACGTCATGCTCAGCCGACTGTCGTCGTTCCTGCGCTATACGCTGGCCAACGAACCCACTGCGCATGTCACGCTGGCGCAGGAGGTGGAGACCTTGAAGCTGTATCTCGAGATCGAGAAGATGCGATTCGAGCAGCGGCTGCAGATGGCGTTCGACATCGACGCGCGGGTCGAGAAGGCGCGGCTGCCCTCGCTGCTGCTGCAGCCTTTGGTCGAAAACGCGATCAAATATGCGGTGACGCCGATGGAGGAGGGGGCGCAGATCGCAGTTTCCGCACGGCTCGCCGGGGATCGGGTCCAGATAGCCGTGACAGATACCGGGCCGGGGTTGATGCAGCGCAAATCTCGGCCAAGCCTTTCAACCGGCGTGGGGCTTACCAATATTCGCGAGCGGCTGGCGCAGTCCTTCGGGGCCGACCATCGCTTCGAAACGGGTGCAAACCCGGGGGGCGGCTTCCGCGTCGAGATCGAAATACCGTTCCAGGTCGAGGAACCCAACCGCGAGGCAGCATGACCATCCGTACCATTCTCGTCGACGACGAGCCCCTTGCGATCCAGGGCCTCGAGCTGCGGCTGCAGCCGTACGAGGACGTCGAGATCATCGACAAGTGCATGAACGGGCGCGAGGCGATCCGCGCGATCAAGACGCACAAGCCCGACCTCGTCTTCCTCGACATCCAGATGCCGGGCTTCGACGGGTTTTCGGTGGTGCAGGGGCTGATGGAGGTCGAGCCGCCGCTGTTCGTGTTCGTCACCGCCTATTCGGACCATGCGATCCGCGCGTTCGAGGCGCAGGCGATGGATTATCTGATGAAGCCGGTCGAGGAATCGCGGCTGGCCGACACGCTCGATCGCGTGCGCCAGCGGCTGGCCGAGAAGCGCGGCGCGGTCGAGGTCGACCGGCTGATGGAAGTGCTCGCCGAGGTCGCGCCCGATGCGGTGGACACGATGGCGGTCGATCCCGGCGGCGACCAGCATGCGGCCAACCGCTTCGAGAAGCTCATCAACATCAAGGATCGCGGGCAGATCTTCCGTGTCGATGTCGACACGATCGAGCGGATCGACGCGGCGGGCGATTATATGTGCATCTACACCGGCGACAACACGCTGATCCTGCGCGAGACGATGAAGGATCTGGAAAAGCGGCTCGATCCGCGGCGGTTCCAGCGGGTGCATCGCTCGACGATCGTCAACCTCGACCTGGTCAAGCAGGTGAAGCCGCACA
The genomic region above belongs to Sphingomonas qomolangmaensis and contains:
- a CDS encoding type II toxin-antitoxin system VapC family toxin — translated: MTAFILDTHAVLFWWAGGQRLGASARTVLEESDAAFFVSAVSAWEVATKHRVGKLPDIGDPSVQYPRLMAANDFRSLDVTASHGLLAGTLAGEHRDPFDRLIAAQALIEDLTVVTRDREIANFGCKVLW
- the cobT gene encoding cobaltochelatase subunit CobT, whose amino-acid sequence is MATDTPLDRFRDVLGGASRAIANDAEVELAFTADAPSQAGRSIKVPMPARALPADQVAEARGFADGFALRLKHHDVIKHARAAPKEPVARAVFDAVETARIEALGSKGFAGIADNLEHSLTLRMKSDPIARARNAQEVPLSTAIQLMVRERLTGRAAPASAALGLGLVADWIEEKGGADLDALALAIDDQDAFAALIANLLQDLELTEGEMAPDDADEGGAEDEGSEDSEQEEGEEEGDQGSGEGQVEARGEQRDSDSEQGQSEEEAPSDAMDDIDGDPGDDGEDGMMPVRPNRPWGDMPPQFEYKAFTRAHDEVIAATELCDAEELERLRSYLDQQLVTLQSVVTKLANRLQRRLMAQQSRSWDFDQEEGMLDAARLARVVVNPMQSLSYKSERDTDFRDTVVTLLIDNSGSMRGRPISIAAISADILARTLERCGVKTEILGFTTRAWKGGQARDAWLAAGRPPQPGRLNDVRHIVYKQADEPWRRAKKSLGLMMREGLLKENIDGEALLWAHERLIARPEDRKILMVISDGAPVDDSTLSVNSGSYLERHLRQVIGWIENKSPVGLVAIGIGHDVTRYYARAVTIMDVDQLAGTMIEQLASLFDDE
- a CDS encoding ribbon-helix-helix domain-containing protein — protein: MTPAGAVTAPPGGFAGPVKRSITIAGHPTSISLEPVFWEALEAAAVAHGLPLSALVAQIDVARIAGDTPPNLASAIRSWLLLHASVGGAHDTI
- the yghU gene encoding glutathione-dependent disulfide-bond oxidoreductase, producing the protein MADAPDPANNLPTGYVPPAVWQCEPGNGGQFASINRPVSGATHDKVLPVGKHPLQLHSMGTPNGQKVTILLEELLAAGHRDAEYDAWLIRIGDGDQFGSGFVEVNPNSKIPALIDKSADPEIRVFESGAILFYLAEKFGAFLPTDPAKRAATMSWLMWQMGAGPFVGGGFGHFYAYAPIKIQYAIDRYAMEVKRQLHVLDTQLGRHEFVAGDDYTIADMAIWPWYGGGLLGGAYSAQAFLGVEEYGNVRRWTDQLAARPAVRRGAMVNRTMGPLEGQLHERHDAGDFETRTADKVG
- the ligA gene encoding NAD-dependent DNA ligase LigA encodes the protein MATDPALPQTDEEAAAELARLAAEIAHHNRAYHTDDAPEISDAAYDALVRRNLAIEAAFPQLAHSDSPSAQVGAAPATHLAKVAHARPMLSLDNAFSDEEVAEFVQRIRRFLSLAEDEAVALTAEPKIDGLSCSLRYEDRRLVRALTRGDGTTGEDVTANVATIADIPQALPADAPEIFEVRGEVYMEKQAFAELNARLLAQAEAAGDAAKARRFANPRNAAAGSLRQKDAGVTAQRPLRFLAHGWGETSDLPGATQAEIVAKLRAWGFPIAEAFARFDDAQAALDRYRAIEAERADLPFDIDGVVYKIDRLDWQARLGFVGRAPRWALAHKFPAERAQTTLNAIDIQVGRTGKLTPVARLEPVTVGGVVVTNATLHNADEIARLGVNPGDRVVIQRAGDVIPQIVENLSRDDARAPWRFPTHCPECGSDAVREEGEVDIRCSGGLVCPAQRTERLKHFASRGALDIEGLGAQQIEDFVTDGLLHTPADIFRLTQAQLLPRKKDGKVWAANLLRSIEAKRAPDPVRFLFGLGIRHVGSITARELLKAFGTVQAIAQVATRAHDDEAARAEIEAVEGIGPIVTQALIAFFAEAHNREAWDDLLSEVAPEPFVQVQRTSEVSGKTVVFTGTLETLSRDEAKAQAEALGARVSGSVSAKTDLLVAGAAAGSKRKKAEEAGVRVVDEAGWLAIVAAAG
- a CDS encoding TonB-dependent receptor, which gives rise to MIPAAASAQETTSSIRGTVTQDGAPVAGAEVVITNATNGARATATTGSDGAFNAGALQPGGPYTVEVTSPIGNSTVTDIFTIVGQPYEVPIEIAADQSGDIVVTASSIAGAGVTSDGPQTVLTREDISRVASVNRDIRDLMRRDPFARMEDTAGGGRAISFAGVNPRFNRFSIDGVVVSDNFGLNPDANPTRRGPVPIDSIGQFSVSVAPYDIRQGNFLGGAVDAILLAGTNEFHGTGFYSQNTDGLSGERIGDNTDINLRFKSETYGATLSGPIIKDKLFFMVSGERTEQGNPLTLFSQIPGSAATQVTAVQQIAQSTYNYDAGDILEVSNEVDEKIVGKLTWNITDGQRLTLSYINAYDSNQVQGNVSTNGASPGFGLASNSYGGTELLRAGILQLNSQWTEAFSTEARFLYKSYERGRPIGGESLAQLRVCTDPTNNFGGQSNDTPVTCGTGNPILAIGAENSSQSNEFYTDTYGGSVQARLTQGGHDLRILAEMNEVRVFNLFLQNTQGNYYFDSLADFQARNASSVTYQNTGTGNADLAAADFKYRQYTFGIQDDIAITDRLNLSAGMRYDLFDADTPVPFNPGFTTRYGFPNTKTIRGLGLFQPRIGFDWEPIDDVKLRGGVGIFGGGTPDVYLSNSYSNAGAGIGGVSINSITVQRCVINATNCTSGYQLNGGNLPAATGEAVLSGVTGASIPAALQGQITNTGPNSLANINALDPGFDVPNVWKATLSADWTPRNFLGGGWRFGADYYHSTTNASVFFTDIRSRPIGKLPDGRTRFDAVVGTNTNTDILLTNSTKGRSHIGVVRVDKQFDFGLNLNFAYSLQDVRDQAPATSSTAGSNYGNGAFLDGSGAAYGTANDQVKWSFKYGAGFDHAFFGDYRTVIQLFGETQAGRPYSFTMEDAGASQRSAVFGVTGRDDRFLLYVPTGADDPLVSYGASGTGAAAQTAAQTQQSLEDLIASTKLGNFRGQIAPRNIARSRAYTRLDLHLEQEIPTFVGKSRVSVFADIENLPNLLNRDWGGFRQAVFPYVEDAVRVQCLSVPVASGTTPTAAQINSIPSQPCAQYRYTSYVAANDSVLETRRSLYLIRLGARFSF
- a CDS encoding sensor histidine kinase, yielding MARPAILSRPFFEDKSRAFWMLQAAGWSGFLILRLVSGVSNDPTLETVIPIIIDAIVGYCLTLLLSTLYGYYRRLPRIAGILAVIATLIVATAIYAVLDAFIFSATIQSDRTVSLSRVLGYTVFTFTVLAGWTALYFGINWYLIVEEQMDQMQALATQASSAQLAMLRYQLNPHFLFNTLNSISTLVLLKQTERANVMLSRLSSFLRYTLANEPTAHVTLAQEVETLKLYLEIEKMRFEQRLQMAFDIDARVEKARLPSLLLQPLVENAIKYAVTPMEEGAQIAVSARLAGDRVQIAVTDTGPGLMQRKSRPSLSTGVGLTNIRERLAQSFGADHRFETGANPGGGFRVEIEIPFQVEEPNREAA
- a CDS encoding LytR/AlgR family response regulator transcription factor; this encodes MTIRTILVDDEPLAIQGLELRLQPYEDVEIIDKCMNGREAIRAIKTHKPDLVFLDIQMPGFDGFSVVQGLMEVEPPLFVFVTAYSDHAIRAFEAQAMDYLMKPVEESRLADTLDRVRQRLAEKRGAVEVDRLMEVLAEVAPDAVDTMAVDPGGDQHAANRFEKLINIKDRGQIFRVDVDTIERIDAAGDYMCIYTGDNTLILRETMKDLEKRLDPRRFQRVHRSTIVNLDLVKQVKPHTNGECFLVLDSGAQVKVSRSYRDVVARFVH